The window GTGCTTGAAGCATGGGGTGAATCTTGGCAGAACTGCGCTCTCTCACGAGTCAGCTGGCCAACGCGAACGGCGGGTAATGTTGCACTTGGAGAGGTGTCGCGCCATGTGCGTAAAGATCGCCTTTAAGCGTTATTTAATGGCAGGACGGCGTAAAACTGCTGTCATATTTGTGGACTGTGGACTGCTTGTGTATGACAGAGCACTCCCTCACCCACCCCTCTCCAAAGCTGGAGAAAAACGTTCTCCGTGAAGATCTTTGCTTCCCAGTTTGGGAAGGCGTGCGCAAGCATTGGTAGACAAGCACTTATATTTGTTCAACCTTTAAGAAATTAGAGATGGAAAGTATGATTTAGTGGATTTTTCAGGTGTGGCAAATGATGGGTTGTTTTGATTATATCAGCCTGGCCAGGTAGGCGAATCCCCGCGCACGGCATATTAATCCGTTCACGCTAATAATTTtctataatttttaaaaaaatatatttatttttaaacgcTTGGGGAACAAAGTTTACGCACAAGACACGCACAGTGGCTCTTGCTCACTTCCTAAAAGCTTACCTCCGATTGTTTGTCACAGCCACCCAATCCAGCTGCCAACTTGTTAATGGGGCCTCTCAACAAGTGATGCCCGGGTGTCTGCAGTTAGGTTCTAGTGAAGCACAGAAAAGATAAAGAGAAACTCAATCATCCACTGTGTGTAAAAACGAGACTCAGGACACCGGATTGAGGGCAGTGGTGCGATTTTACCCGGTGTATGATGTCATGCGCCATGTTGATACCTGGCAGACTATACGGTTACTGggcaatcatttatttatttacatttgctaATGTTCAGTCTGTGTCCGGACAAAGGGAATTGGCAGTTGTTactggaagaaaaataaatataattcactGTAGATATTAAAACTGTGCTTTCTATTTGTAATACATAAGCAGTGAGAAAAAACATCCTTGAGCCTGTAGGTCGGTGACCAAGTGAAAACGTGTGTCTATATtaagttatgttattttccattTAAAAGATAACGTGTTCAACTGAATTTTCTGCCCAATGACCAATATTCCTTTGATTTGTGTTCTTTCTATAATAGTTTTAAAGGACTCTTTAACTGTCTAAAATGTACACATCAAAGTAGCCAGTAGATTGCGCAGAACTGCAACTGTAGTTGTCTATTTTTTTGGCAACGTCTCCTCTCTGGCCGCGTCTCTTTCGGTTTCCAGGCTTCTGAAAATGAACGTACCCCCATCTAGTGGCTGTGAGGTGGACTAACATGAAAcatgtgtgcgtgagtgtgtgcagTACGGGTTTTACTCATGCTGTGGGGAGCACAATAATagcaacatatatatatatatgaatgaggCAGTGATATTAATCCAAATACATAATATGCAACACTGACAGGAGTCATTTTACTGCACAGTGAGTGTCAATCTGAAAGGTCTGCTTGAAGTAACCTACATGTTTTCTTACATACTTTTACATAAGTAAGGTTTTTCAATACAAATATGGCAACCGAAAAAATGGCTGTTAAGTGAATCAGTAAAAGGAAAATGTATATATTAGTTATGTCTTTTTTCATGCAATTAGTTTCATACTTTGGCAATATCGTTTCGAAATAGTTTAGGGCATGGCCTCTTTATTCAATGGGTTTGGGATATTTATTGATAGCAGACAATTATTATAAAggaacataataataataataataataataataataataataataatgagaaaCAATAAGACCGTAGCAAAagaatatttattcttttttttatcgATCGTTCCTGGAAAGTGCATCAGAGATTTTACAGTAAGCAAAATTCATATTTAAGACATGAACACAACCGAGCGACATTCACAATCATTATTTTTGGACAGGTGTTGCATAGGAGGACGTCTCTTAAGCAAATgtataaaaattatttatattcagATGAAAGGGGGAGGTCGAGGTGGGCATTGTTGTTCCATCAGGTGTTGGTCAGTTGCCTTTTTATGACTTAACCAAGGCAGCGAACTCTGCGAaaagacagaaggaaaaatACTGTTGGCATCTCcgtcaccagaaaaaaaaaaaaatccaaaaaaggatttcattttgcttttcttattttttttttaccatcaaCGCCAATCTTGCCGTCACCGTCGGTGTCACCGGCCTTGAGGAAAGCCTTGGTCTCGGCGTCGTTCAGGACGCGTGCACCTGACTTGAAGTTCTGCAGGAACAGCCTGCAAAAAGAGTCGGTGGTTAGTTCATGGACTCAATCTCCCATTGACTGAGACAGGCTTCGCTTGCAATGTGACTGCAGAGGGTGCAATTTGGATGCGGACCAACTGAGACACGTgtacatagttttttttatCAACATAATTCATCAGCCTGTGAAAtagtaattaaaaaattatcCATACTTAAGTGAAATAGACAATTTGAGTTATGTAAAACCAGCGCATTGTTGAACTATTTTGGAACTACAGTACATGTGCATCTACTGCTTAGGTACACATAGCCTACTGTAGCCTACTGTAGTCTACATTGTTTTATGCTTACAGTTCACTGTCACTCACTATTATGCATCTAAGATTAGAATAGAGCCCATAAGAATGCCTTTGTATGAAATTTGACCCTTGGTGTTACGCGTCTTACTTAAGCTCGTCCTCCTCAATGAAACCGCTCTTGTCCTGGTCAATGATGGCGAAGGCCTTCTTGACGTCATCTGTGGACTTGGCAGCCAGGCCGGAGGTCGCGAAGAACTTCTTGTAGTCGAATGTGCCATCGCCTGAAAGTAGCGCAGGTTGTTACAAAATTGGCATAAAGTAAACTCAACGGgaccaaataaaataaaatacaaataaaacccGAGTTGTGATTGCAAATGGAGAGGTCACCTTTGCACGCATCCAGGGCTGCAGTGACGTCAGCATCAGTCAGTACACCTCCGAAGGCCATTGTGAGctgggaaataaaaataaaatcgaTTATCAAACTTTTAAAGCAGGGCTTATTATCCCTGGCGAACCATcccctgatatatatattttttaattttattttatcttttagaATAAATGAATTACATCAAAAATTTGCGTTCAGTGTTgatcacattttcatttaaagaaCTGCAACTCTGTAATTTTGCCTAATAACTGTGCCTCTCGCCCAAAGCAATTAAATAACCCGATAGATGCTAAATAATAACTAATTCCGAGCAGAATAGAGGCGCATCACAAATGACTCACTCCAGATTTCAAAGAGCAAATTATTCAGTCCACCTCTTTCTGAAAGCCATCTTTGAGGCTGCATTTCCAAATCCCCCCCTCGAGAGGCTGAGATAGAAACATGCCCCTTGCCATCCCCTACTGCAGCTCTAAAGATGCGTGTAGGTCTGACCAGTAATCCATGTGgctgatgatgctgatgctCCAGCAAGAAAACGCAAAACTCATCTCTTTCTTTTGGTGCTGCATCCCAGTAAGAAGTCCCGATTAAAGcgcaatgtttaaaaaaaaaatattgctgtgCTTTCTCACAGATGCCAGGTGATGCTGCGGCTTGTCTGCGCGGATCCTTAAATTTCCTTTCTCCTTTTCATTCAAACTCACCTCTGATGTCTTTGCTTGGTAGGGTACAGATGACACAGACAAGAATCGAGTCGACTGCAGTGACCATCCCGGTACTCCCGGTGACCTTTTATATGCTCACTCCATCGAAATCTGAAGCATAAGATAACTGACACCGAGAAGGGGGAGGCGAAAATTCGTCCCCGTTAGCCAGAGAGCCGTCTATTTTAGGTTTCACAAATGAAGACGCTTAAAAGGTGCGTTTGAAGAAGTCTTTCATGCCCCCAGTGCTAAGAATAGGCCTCAGCACTGCTGAGGAGGACGAATTGGAAGTGCTGCTGGCAACACGCAGCTATATTCAAGAGAGTGGATACTGAGCATGCCTGCATTAGAGCTGGCGTAAGTTGCAATATCTgactgttttcactttttttgtgtAACACTAAAAAGTTAGAAGGCATGGACTCTTCAGTTCGTGAATACATGAAATTTATTTTACGAGTTTTGGAGGGAAACTGGTTTGGTATTCTTAGTTGGACGTTGTGTCAATTTGTGACCAAAGATAAAAGATACTTTGTgagaatattttatattattataccTATATACTATTCTTTGGCTTAGTCTACCTGATTACCACAAAGCCACAATTTGTAATCCTGAATAGGAGCAACATTTGCTTGAAAAATGCCGTTTCTATGAGTCTGCTTATTTGTGCTGCGTACAAATAACACTAATTCCAAATGTCAACCAGCCCAGGTTTTACTGTCAATtccactttatttcatttttaaaaaaatattaaataatgttCAAATTAGTCAAAGTGGACTCTGTGATTTTTGATATACTCTTCATTTTTCCTTATAATTCAATGTGCCATTCAACGAGGGCATGCTCATGCTTTTAAGCAAAtcttctatatttttttttcttttttctatgaGCAAACTAGAAGAAAAAGATCCTGAAAGGGCTTATAGTTGCACAGTCAGCTCCACTTGTAACACTTGCTGAAAGAATATCTTTGACCTGTAGGAGGCAGCACTATTCTATGCTGTTAAGCGTGAGGATACTGCAGACTGCTATTACTCAGGCTATTCCTGTTCTCCCTACTGGTAGACAGTAATAACCTCATGGTGTCATTCGATTAGCTTGACGGTTACATAATGCTGCATTCTTAATTGACATTGGGATAGAAATTTCACATTAATATCCCAGCTGAGCTGTTCCTTTCCACGCTGATGCATAcatatagatttttttattaattttttttgccaGAAAATGCGGTACatcccaaatgctgcaaaaaattaaataatgtgTTAAAGACCTCTGACTGATGCAGATTTGCATCTGTGCAGTGGGTTCAATGTGTTAAAAGTTCCTGCTGATGCAACAGTGGCTGTTAATAGCTCTCCTGTTGCCACAGCACATCATTTAATTGACtatgcagcagttggtgaagAAGGAGTGTGGCAGCTTTCCACTGCAGACCTCCCTAAGATCCAGGAAGCATGTGAGCAAAGCCCCGGGGGCCCATTCCCACAGCATTTCCCAGTTCATGGCCAGAAGCCAGTCGCACTCCTCTATCTCTTTAACCAATTATCCAAACAAGTGCTGGGCACGTTGTTTAAACCATCACTCAACACCTCCTGAGTATTCAGACACCCTGGTAAGTGGAGACTCATTTGAAACTGCTCTTCCTCAAACCATTGTGTTGCATCTATGTGAATAGAAAGGATTGTACAATGCACCTCAGTTGACCAAAGCAAAAACGACTGACCTGAATTAGATGACTTTACACCAAAAGAGTATTTATTCCTGGTTTTTCACTCCTCCTCAAAAGTGCAGATGGTGTTGTACAGTTTGCACAAGTCGTTTTTCAGAACATataacacatctgaataacattaacagtaaaatatgtGCTCCATGTTGAGAAACAGTCCGCAGGCAACTCATAAATAAGgtataaaaaatattctttCAGCTGATGATTAGTGAATCTTGCAAGGAGTTCACAGTTCCATGAAAAGAAGTGGATCTTGGTCAATGGAAATTTATGCCTTTACAAGGGCAGCAAACTCTGTGAAAGTAGAATAAAACTGCCATTAGTATTGGGAACAAAGGGGATTCAGGTTAGTGGTATTGTAAACTGACAGGAGCCACTCTCTGATCAAGAGTTTAAATCTGTGCAGATACTGAAATTATGTGAATGGATGTTAAAAATTTAACTCATAACACAATGTTTATAACTCTGCTGTGTTCTGCTAAATTTAAAGATTTGTAGGAAGGTTGCACCATGCTACACAAATGAACCCTTACCATCAATGCCGATCTTGCCATCACCATCACTGTCACCAGCGGAGAGGAAAGCCTTGGTCTCCTTGTCAGTGAGTGCTCTGGCACCAGCAGAGAAGTTCTGCAGGAACAGCCTGACAGAtgaacaaaacagcagcagttattATTATGTTCTTAACcttttggttttctgtgtttgcagttttaaGACAAATTAATGtatcaaccagctgatctgtAGAAACCTATATGTTTGAAGTCATAAACAACCCTTTCCTTGGCACCTTTAGCATAGTTATGTTATTTACTCTTAGGCTAAAGCCTAAGTCTATAAAGAAAATTATATGAATCATACCAATAAGATTGTGAATATTCTGGACCACTGAGGCCTGCAAGCATTAGATGCCAGTATTAAGTGTAAAGTGCTGGAATGTCTTACTTCAGCTCATCCTCCTCAATGAAGCCGCTATTGTCCTGGTCAATGATTTTGAAGGCGTTCTTGACAtcatctgcagtttttgcagCCAGGCCACTGGCCTGGAAGAACTTCTTGTAGTCGAAGGAGTCAGCAGCTAGaacacacattttaacacagTTAGCACCAAGCAAGCCTGCGTAAGCACAGCTCAGGACTTCAGTG is drawn from Archocentrus centrarchus isolate MPI-CPG fArcCen1 chromosome 8, fArcCen1, whole genome shotgun sequence and contains these coding sequences:
- the LOC115784172 gene encoding parvalbumin alpha-like; translation: MAFGGVLTDADVTAALDACKGDGTFDYKKFFATSGLAAKSTDDVKKAFAIIDQDKSGFIEEDELKLFLQNFKSGARVLNDAETKAFLKAGDTDGDGKIGVDEFAALVKS
- the LOC115784883 gene encoding parvalbumin alpha-like; translated protein: MAFAGVLNDADVKAALDGCAAADSFDYKKFFQASGLAAKTADDVKNAFKIIDQDNSGFIEEDELKLFLQNFSAGARALTDKETKAFLSAGDSDGDGKIGIDEFAALVKA